The Leucobacter chromiiresistens genome has a window encoding:
- a CDS encoding HAD family hydrolase yields MAPSIVFDFDGTLAIGHGPVRAYAACVAQAAPVGSGFVARVDAELARYDSGESAYRDGYDIVGSLGEASGASGDALRAAYARSRARLGTDLAVVHTIDGLDAALEALGRSARLVLATNAPETGVDAVLDAWGVRSRFDELHFTVGKPAGLEPLIDRLIADGPVLAIGDIYAFDLAPAAARGADTALVGATAEASPAPVTMRGRSLADLVPDIQTWAATAASSTSAPLGAGSGIER; encoded by the coding sequence ATGGCACCGAGCATCGTCTTCGACTTCGACGGCACACTGGCCATCGGTCACGGCCCCGTCCGCGCCTACGCGGCCTGCGTGGCCCAGGCCGCTCCGGTGGGATCCGGTTTCGTCGCACGCGTCGATGCCGAACTCGCGCGGTACGACTCCGGCGAGAGCGCGTACCGCGACGGCTACGACATCGTCGGATCGCTGGGCGAAGCCTCCGGCGCGAGCGGCGACGCCCTCCGCGCGGCCTACGCGCGAAGCCGCGCCCGGCTCGGCACCGACCTCGCGGTCGTGCACACCATCGACGGCCTCGACGCCGCGCTCGAGGCGCTCGGCCGATCCGCCCGCCTCGTGCTCGCCACGAACGCCCCCGAGACCGGCGTCGACGCCGTGCTCGACGCGTGGGGCGTGCGGTCGCGCTTCGACGAGCTCCACTTCACGGTCGGCAAGCCGGCGGGCCTCGAACCCCTCATCGACCGTCTCATCGCGGACGGCCCCGTGCTCGCGATCGGCGACATCTATGCGTTCGACCTCGCACCGGCCGCAGCGCGCGGCGCCGACACGGCGCTCGTCGGCGCGACCGCCGAGGCCTCCCCGGCTCCGGTGACGATGCGCGGGCGCTCGCTCGCCGACCTCGTCCCCGACATCCAGACCTGGGCCGCGACCGCGGCTTCCAGCACCTCCGCGCCGCTCGGCGCGGGATCCGGCATCGAAAGGTAA
- the phnD gene encoding phosphate/phosphite/phosphonate ABC transporter substrate-binding protein gives MRSSALAVGALTVAALGLAGCSATDSSATSADDAQAWPDSITLSLVPSVEGEDLAEALDPLTAYLSDGLGIEVEGVVASDYAATVEALGADQAQVVITDAGSLYNAIEQYDAELVLRDVRFGATSYAAVAYTNNPDKYCADEPVMATYAASDIELSYCNGIEEAGAEATGSGPAGIDALEKIDAGTKVALQAATSPAGYQYPVVAMRDAGIDTDADIEQVPVEGNNNAVLAVANGDAEVSFGYWDARTTVTAEAPDVAEKVTAFAYTEMIPNGGVAVAPTLPDDLVAQLTELMADYAGSSDEAATVMFDLVGLSGWTAETADEEIARYGEILGEFSN, from the coding sequence ATGCGTTCATCCGCTCTCGCAGTAGGCGCCCTCACCGTCGCCGCGCTCGGTCTCGCCGGCTGCAGCGCCACCGACTCGTCGGCGACCTCCGCCGACGATGCGCAGGCCTGGCCCGACTCCATCACCCTCTCCCTCGTGCCGTCGGTCGAGGGAGAAGACCTCGCCGAGGCGCTCGATCCGCTCACCGCCTACCTCTCCGACGGGCTCGGCATCGAGGTCGAGGGCGTCGTCGCGAGCGACTACGCCGCGACCGTCGAAGCGCTCGGCGCCGATCAGGCCCAGGTCGTCATCACCGACGCCGGCTCGCTCTACAACGCCATCGAGCAGTACGACGCCGAGCTCGTGCTGCGCGACGTGCGCTTCGGCGCCACCTCGTATGCCGCGGTCGCCTACACGAACAACCCCGACAAGTACTGCGCCGACGAACCGGTCATGGCGACCTACGCCGCGAGCGACATCGAGCTGTCGTACTGCAACGGCATCGAGGAGGCGGGCGCCGAGGCGACCGGATCCGGCCCCGCGGGCATCGACGCGCTCGAGAAGATCGACGCGGGCACGAAGGTCGCGCTGCAGGCGGCCACCTCGCCCGCCGGCTACCAGTACCCCGTGGTCGCCATGCGCGACGCGGGCATCGACACCGACGCCGACATCGAGCAGGTGCCGGTCGAGGGCAACAACAACGCGGTGCTCGCGGTCGCGAACGGCGACGCCGAGGTGAGCTTCGGATACTGGGACGCGCGCACCACCGTCACCGCCGAGGCGCCCGACGTCGCGGAGAAGGTCACGGCGTTCGCCTACACCGAGATGATCCCGAACGGCGGCGTCGCCGTCGCCCCGACGCTGCCCGACGATCTCGTCGCACAGCTCACCGAGCTCATGGCCGACTACGCCGGCTCCTCTGACGAGGCCGCGACCGTGATGTTCGACCTCGTCGGGCTGTCGGGCTGGACCGCAGAGACGGCCGACGAGGAGATCGCGCGCTACGGCGAGATCCTGGGCGAGTTCTCCAACTGA
- the phnC gene encoding phosphonate ABC transporter ATP-binding protein, with product MSLSHDGRHEASERHVPNAASWGIALDRVSVTYPNGTRALHEVTLQIEPGEMVSIVGLSGSGKSTLIRTINGLVAVTGGSATVGPYRVSGLRGGALREARGHIGMIFQAFNLAERASVYRNTLVGRFAHSPAFRTLLGLPSAEDREIALRALDSVGILDKVWHRAGALSGGQKQRVAIARALSQEPSVMLADEPVASLDPPTAHAVMADLERINAERGLTVLVNIHLMDLARQYTRRMIGLRDGRVVYDGPAAAATDADFEQIYGRPIQPRDRLGARA from the coding sequence ATGTCACTCTCACACGACGGGCGCCATGAGGCGAGCGAGCGGCACGTGCCGAACGCCGCCTCGTGGGGCATCGCCCTCGACCGCGTCTCGGTCACCTACCCCAACGGCACCCGCGCCCTGCACGAGGTCACGCTGCAGATCGAGCCGGGTGAGATGGTCTCGATCGTGGGGCTCTCCGGATCGGGCAAGTCGACCCTCATCCGCACCATCAACGGCCTCGTCGCCGTGACCGGGGGCAGCGCGACCGTCGGCCCGTATCGCGTCTCCGGCCTGCGCGGCGGCGCCCTGCGCGAGGCGCGCGGCCACATCGGCATGATCTTCCAGGCCTTCAACCTCGCCGAGCGCGCGAGCGTCTACCGCAACACCCTGGTCGGTCGGTTCGCGCACTCCCCGGCCTTCCGCACCCTGCTCGGTCTGCCGAGCGCGGAGGATCGCGAGATCGCACTCCGGGCGCTCGACTCCGTCGGCATCCTCGACAAGGTGTGGCACCGCGCGGGCGCGCTCTCGGGCGGCCAGAAGCAGCGCGTCGCCATCGCCCGGGCCCTGTCGCAGGAGCCCAGCGTCATGCTCGCCGACGAGCCCGTCGCGAGTCTCGATCCGCCCACCGCCCACGCGGTGATGGCCGATCTCGAGCGCATCAACGCGGAGCGCGGCCTGACGGTGCTCGTGAACATCCACCTGATGGATCTCGCGCGCCAGTACACGCGCCGCATGATCGGTCTGCGCGACGGGCGCGTGGTGTACGACGGACCGGCGGCGGCCGCGACCGACGCCGATTTCGAGCAGATCTACGGCCGTCCCATTCAGCCGCGCGACCGCCTCGGAGCCCGCGCATGA
- the phnE gene encoding phosphonate ABC transporter, permease protein PhnE translates to MSAAPRAARAARAAASSAAIPTRLDLPPKPRNGLRTVLISAAVAAFTVATCVPAIGGIELDLAAIVQHWRNGVTKLVQLAQPNLAFLPRTWAPLLETLQMALVGAVAAALCSIPLTLWAAAPTNPNRLTRALVRTVNNINRAVPDLVFATVLVAMVGVGALPGVVTLFLFNIGVVVKLVSEAIDAADHRYMEAGRAAGGTQFQINRATALPQAWPLFTNQWLYALELNVRISAILGIVGAGGIGRLLDERRAFYAYSDVSVIILEILVVVIAIEALSNLLRRRLV, encoded by the coding sequence ATGAGCGCCGCACCGCGGGCGGCTCGGGCGGCGCGGGCGGCGGCCTCGAGCGCCGCGATCCCGACCCGGCTCGACCTGCCGCCGAAACCGCGCAACGGGCTGCGCACGGTGCTGATCTCGGCCGCGGTCGCGGCGTTCACCGTCGCGACGTGCGTCCCGGCGATCGGCGGGATCGAACTCGACCTCGCCGCGATCGTGCAGCACTGGCGCAACGGCGTGACGAAGCTCGTGCAGCTGGCCCAGCCGAATCTCGCGTTCCTGCCCCGCACCTGGGCTCCGCTGCTCGAGACCCTGCAGATGGCGCTGGTCGGCGCCGTCGCGGCGGCGCTCTGCTCGATTCCGCTCACCCTCTGGGCGGCAGCGCCCACCAACCCGAATCGTCTCACGCGCGCACTCGTGCGCACCGTCAACAACATCAACCGCGCGGTACCCGACCTGGTGTTCGCCACCGTGCTCGTCGCAATGGTGGGGGTGGGCGCGCTGCCCGGGGTCGTCACCCTCTTCCTCTTCAACATCGGGGTCGTGGTCAAACTCGTCTCCGAGGCGATCGACGCCGCCGACCATCGGTACATGGAAGCCGGCCGGGCCGCCGGCGGCACGCAATTCCAGATCAACCGGGCCACGGCGCTCCCGCAGGCGTGGCCGCTGTTCACGAACCAGTGGCTCTACGCCCTCGAGCTCAACGTGCGCATCTCGGCCATCCTCGGCATCGTGGGCGCGGGCGGCATCGGCCGGCTGCTCGACGAGCGCCGCGCCTTCTACGCCTACTCCGACGTCTCCGTCATCATCCTCGAGATCCTCGTCGTGGTCATCGCCATCGAGGCGCTCTCCAACCTGCTGCGCCGGAGGCTCGTATGA
- the phnE gene encoding phosphonate ABC transporter, permease protein PhnE, giving the protein MTAMLDAPAPGAPAARDRARLALPPRPSRLAATVWSVAAAVVVLAAAGSLQISWGDLPAVPGQVAHYLRLMFEAPNWEKLPRALFETWRSISMAWIGAMLCVLISIPLGMLAANGVGPLWLRAILRGVFAVLRAVPEVIVALVLLTVTGLTPLTGALALAIAGIGTQGKWVYETVESAQEGAVEAVRAAGGSTAEVTRWAIWPAVAPALLSFALYRFEINIRTSAVLGLVGAGGIGSMLSNYTNYRQWDTVGMLLIVVIAATMLMDAISGAIRRRIMNGTG; this is encoded by the coding sequence ATGACCGCGATGCTCGACGCGCCCGCCCCGGGCGCCCCCGCCGCCCGCGATCGCGCCCGCCTCGCGCTCCCGCCCAGGCCGTCCCGGCTCGCGGCGACCGTCTGGTCCGTCGCGGCCGCCGTCGTGGTGCTCGCCGCCGCGGGCTCGCTGCAGATCTCCTGGGGCGACCTCCCCGCCGTGCCCGGGCAGGTGGCCCACTACCTCCGGCTCATGTTCGAGGCGCCCAACTGGGAGAAGCTGCCGCGGGCGCTCTTCGAGACCTGGCGGTCGATCTCGATGGCGTGGATCGGCGCCATGCTGTGCGTGCTGATCTCCATCCCGCTCGGCATGCTCGCCGCGAACGGCGTCGGGCCGCTCTGGCTCCGCGCGATCCTGCGGGGCGTCTTCGCCGTGCTGCGCGCCGTGCCCGAGGTGATCGTCGCCCTCGTGCTGCTCACCGTGACCGGGCTCACCCCGCTGACCGGAGCGCTCGCACTCGCGATCGCCGGCATCGGCACGCAGGGCAAATGGGTGTACGAGACCGTGGAGTCGGCGCAGGAGGGAGCCGTCGAGGCGGTGCGGGCGGCGGGGGGCAGCACCGCGGAGGTGACGCGATGGGCGATCTGGCCGGCCGTCGCCCCGGCGCTGCTCTCGTTCGCGCTGTACCGGTTCGAGATCAACATCCGCACCTCGGCCGTGCTCGGCCTCGTGGGCGCGGGCGGCATCGGAAGTATGCTGTCGAACTACACCAACTATCGGCAGTGGGACACCGTCGGCATGCTGCTCATCGTGGTCATCGCCGCGACGATGCTGATGGATGCGATCTCGGGGGCGATCCGTCGCCGCATCATGAACGGAACCGGATGA